DNA from Chiloscyllium plagiosum isolate BGI_BamShark_2017 unplaced genomic scaffold, ASM401019v2 scaf_6821, whole genome shotgun sequence:
TAACGTaacctcactgtttaaaaatggcaagagagagaaaagaggcaATGATAGACCTGTGACTGGGACACTGGTAATGGGGAAGATGTGAGAGTCCATATCAGGATTTTACACCAGAGCACTtcgaaagacaatggcagaaccAGACACATTCAATTTACATTATAAAAGGCTTCATAAACTGAGATGAAGGTTTTGAGGACATAACCATGACTGTTACTGGGGGAACCAGTTACTGGGTGTGATTTATCTCAGGATATTTTTGACAAAGTTCCATATAAGAGATTAATGTGTCAAATTAAGgtacatgggattcaggggagtGTACTGAGGTCGTTAAAAACCTTTGCtgtgcagacaggaaacaaaaagtaggaataagTGGCAGGAAGTGACGAGAGGACCACAGGGCTCAGTACAAGGCCCTCAACCATCAGACACCCATCACTTAGATGAAGGAACTCACTGTAATATccccaaatttgcagatgacactgtgATCCAGTGATCCATGGGCCGAAAATTAGCCCATTCCACATGGACCccaaattaggagaaagtgaggactgcagatgctggagaccagagttgaaaaatgtggtgctggaaagataaagcaggccaggcagcatccgaggagcaggagaatcgacgtttcagggataagcccttcttcaggaattccacaTTCTTCAAGACAGAACATTAGCCCACTCCACATTGACCCCCAGCTAGAGAAATCTGGCAAGACAGAAAATAAGCCCATTCCCAGGGCAGGGTTGGCTGAGAGCAGGGACCCAGGGCAGGgtcggcccagagcagggacccagggcagggtcggcccagagcagggacccaGGGCAGGGTCGGCTGAGAGCAGGGACCCAGGGCAGGGTCGGCTGGGAGCAGGGACCCAGGGCAGGgtcggcccagagcagggacGCAGGGCAGGGTCGGCTGAGAGCAGGGACCCAGGGCAGGGTCGGCCGAGAGCAGGGACCCAGGGCAGGGTCGGCTGGGAGCAGGGACCCAGGGCAGGgtcggcccagagcagggacGCAGGGCAGGGTCGGCTGAGAGCAGGGACCCAGGGCAGGGTCGGCCGAGAGCAGGGACCCAGGGCAGGGTCGGCCGAGAGCAGGGACCCAGGGCGGGGTCAGCTGAGAGCAGGGACCCAGGGCAGGgtcggcccagagcagggacccagggcagggtcggcccagagcagggacccaGGACAGGgtcggcccagagcagggacccaGGGCAGGGTCGGCCGAGAGCAGGAACCCAGGGCAGGGTCGGCCGAGGGCAGGGACCCAGGGCAGGGTCGGCCGAGAGCAGGGACCCAGGGCAGGgtcggcccagagcagggacccaGGGCAGGGTTGGTCGAGAGCAGGGACCCAGGGCAGGGTCAGCCAAGAGCAGAGACCCAGGGCAGGGTCGGCTGAGGCAGGGACCCAGGGCGGGGTCGGCTGAGGCAGGGACCCAGGGCAGGgtcggcccagagcagggacccaGGGCTGGGTCAGCCGAGAGCAGAGACCCAGGGCGGGGTCGGCTGAGGCAGGGACCCAGGGCGGGGTCGGCTGAGGCAGGGACCCAGGGCAGGGTCGGCCGAGGGCAGGGACCCAGGGCGGGGTCGGCTGAGGCAGGGACCCAGGGCGGGGTCGGCCCAGAGCAGAGACCCAGGGCAGGGTCGGCTGAGGCAGGGACCCAGGGCTGGGTCAGCCGAGGGCAGGGACCCAGGGCAGGGTCGGCTGAGGCAGGGACCCAGGGCAGGGTCGGCTGAGGCTGGGACCCAGGGCGGGGTCGGCTGAGGCTGGGACCCAGGGCAGGGTCGGCTGAGGCTGGGACCCAGGGCGGGGTCGGCTGAGAGCAGAGTGAGAGAGAACCAGGACAATGTCAGAGGAGAGTCCAAAGGCCAAGCCCAAAACGGGATCTTTGTGAGTTAGATCCTTTCTCAGACAGATAGGGCTCGATTGAGAATAAATACTGTCAGAATTTGGAATATGGTCACATGTTTTTAatcaggaatattttgttaataaaatcaagttgaCCTATAAACTGAATCGGTGTCCCTCAAGGACAGGAGCATTCTGGGTGAATTGTTTTTAATGTGTGAATTGGTTAAAATGCTGAAAGCACAGACCCCAACACAGCGCTGTGTGGGATGGTGAGCGGTGAAGATGATGCAGAGATATCGCTGTGTCAGGAGGAATGCCTGACTGACTACATCAATCCTTAGCAGCTGCTGTATAATGTGGCTAAATGTGAGGCTGTCAAACCAGGAAAGCAGATGTGTCTATGCAGAGTGATATTTTGGGAGGTGGGGAGGTACAACATGCCCAGTGGTCAGGAAGCTAAGCATGCGGCTGCATCAGCCAgggaagaaggcatatggctaTGTTGGCCTTGAGGTTAACAGGAcacgagtacaggagcaggggtgtcttgctgcagttacacTGGGCCTTCAGGGTGAGTGCACAGCTGGATTAttttgcacagttttggtctctttatcccTCCCAATGGAAGGAGTGCAACTGTTTGTTGCATGGCATTGATTCCCAGGATGTCAGGACTGGTTtatgaagagacactggatcagttaggactgtattccctggagtttagaaataTGAGGGGTGCAATCTGTTAGAAATGTGTAAAATTCCGACAGGACTGGACAGTGgaattgcaggaaggatgttcctgatgactggggagttcagaactggagggccggggggagggggggggggagggggagaggggtcaccactgccacagaaagcagtcgaggAAAACATTGTAGTATTTCGGGAAGGATATGGGGCTAAAGGacatgggggaaaagcaggaacaggctattgagttggatgatcagccatgcaagggctgaatggcctcctcttgcttcCATTTCTTCCTTTACAACAATGGCTCCAGGAATGGGAAAGCTGCCGTCTGCAGcccccactttctcccagtgtaaTGGGGATATGTAACCTGAGGCAGTTATGGGGACAGCAACTGCCCCAGCCCTTGGGAGGGTAACTGAGACATGCCATAGCACCATTTCCAAAAGGgaagggggaggggtggtgggtaCATCAGGAACGTGTCACCAAGCAGAGGGAACATTCCGGAACAGCCCCAGGTTGAACTCGGAGATGAATAGCCACCCACAGCCAGTGGATGTGGACGATGCTGCCTGAGGGGGTATGAATGTGGAGGGCTTGCAGTGAGGGATAGGAAGACTGGGAGTGGACTGTGCACAGGGGCGTTATTAAAGGGTAAGGAACATTTGTGCTGCTGTCACAGGTGAATACTGGGCTGTGACAGTCTGACTGAGCTCAGAATTCACAGTTAAAAAGCTTCCTGTTTGGTTGTGAGCACAAGTTCATTTCCTGCCCCTTCAGAGTGTTTACCAGCtgtcaatgacaaagcagagGGAACTCTGTGTGTgaggtgtgtgagagtgtgtgtgtgtgggtgtgtgtgtgcattgagTGTGCGTGAGTGTNNNNNNNNNNNNNNNNNNNNNNNNNNNNNNNNNNNGTGTGTGCGAGAGTATacgagagtgtgtgtgcgtgcgagagtatacatgtgtgtgtgtgtgagggtatACGAGAGTGTGTGAGTGCTCACTGCCTTTGCCTCCTCCCTCTGGGTTTGCGGACCCACCGCATTTGCCCCCTGCTCACTGGCTGCTGCTCACTGCTGAGCAGGGTGGGTGGTCTCGCTGTCAGAACAAAGTCACAGATTGTTGGCCGTCGCTCATAATGAACCCGACAGGTCTGAGTCTCTGGGTAGAAGCCGTCTGCTTTCGCTGTGATTTCATAATCTCCAGGATTCAACAATCGCCAGTAATCCCCATCGACAGCTGATGGACAGCAAGTAGCAAACAGATTACTGTCAGGAACTGTCCactctgacccctgaccccacATCCATCCCACTGACTGTCCATCTGACCCCTGACCtccacacccatccccagtcatTGTCCGCCTGACCCCTGGCCCCCATACCCATCCCAGTAACTACACACTCTGACCTCTGACCCCCACACACATCCCAATGACTGTTCACTCTGACCCCCATACCCATCCCAGTGATTGCCCATCTGACCCCTGACCCCCAAATACATTCCAGTGATTGTCCACTGACCcttgacctccacagccatcCCAGTGATTGCCCACTCTGACCCCTGACCCCCACACCCATCCCAGTGATTGTCTactctgacccctgaccctcacATCGCTGTGATGATTTATTGATCCTTGACCCTTACCTGTCCTTATGTCATGGTCAATTCCATTGACGACAATGATGGCTCCCTCGATGCCATGGTTATCACGATCCCTCACCACGCCCTTCACACCCCGGTGAACCTGCACAGGAAGAGACCAGCGGTCACTGTCAGACAGGAGCTGCTGGGAGGTGAGGGCACAGTTTGCCACGAGCAATGGTTGACTCACTGACCTGCTCCATGTAGATCAGCAGGGACTCTTTGTTATTTTCCCATTCAGCTTCAAGTTCAATCTGGTGGGGGTATTTATCACAACTCAGCTCCACAGTGACCTCAAAACAGTTGGTGTGAAGGTAACTGAAGTCGTTCATACCTGCAAGGCACAGTGCTGTTAACAACCAGGCACTTCGTTCCTGTgctgcatagcaagatcccacaaacagctaaAGAATAGGTCAACTTTCTACATTCACTCTCCAGATGTGTAGCTGGCAAGGCCACAATACATTAAGAGGAAggcgatggccttgtggtattatctcTGTACTGTGAATCtcgagacccagggaatgttctggggacccccGCGTTcgagtcccaccatggcaggtggtgcaATTGGAAATCTTTCAACAGTATTTGAAGCATATCcaggaatccattgccaattgtttgaGGGGGAAGACCcagctttagggagggaaactgccatctttgccTGGTCCGACCTACATgggagtccagacccacagcaatggggctgactcttaactgccctctgagcaattagggatgggccataaatgtcagcctagccagcgatgtcctcatcTTGCGAATGAATATTTAATAAAAGTTACCCATTCTTTATTATCCTTTGGCAAGGGATAAGTATTGATCAGGACACAAAAagatcacaatattccagatgtgaccGAACGAAAGCTCGATACAGCTGCAAGGTGACTGGAAACCGTTTACACCCTAACCAATGAACACAAGTGGGCCATGTGCCTTTgtgaccatcttatccacttgtgttgtcactttgaGAAGCACTGTGGACCGAGATGCTGGGATCCCTCTGGTTAATGGAGCTTGTAAAGGTTCTGTCATTTACTTCCCTCTTGTTTCAGATCTTTGGAAATGCATCATCCCACATTAGTCTggatgaaatccatctgccaagtCTCCATCCTatcaatatcctgctgtatcctctggcaatcctcctcactatctgcagctcccccagtCACAAACAGACCATCTCCCCCAAACCATTTATATAGTAAACAGCAGGGAGTCcaggactgaaccctgtggaacaccactgaccaCAGATCTCTGACAAAGCCAGTTCGGTATTTATCTTACCACCTCACCGTGGACCCCAGGTGACTTCACATTCTGTCTCAGCCTGCCAgcagggaccttgtcaaaggcctgacTAAAATCCTTGTAGACAACACCCACCACCTTACCTTCATTacttttgtcacttcctcaaaagaaaacTCGAAGAAGTTGGAGAGATAAGGCCTcctccacacaaagccatgctgcccatTGGACAATCAGACCTTCGGTTTCCAAACGGGAGATAATCCGGCACCAAagaatcatctccaacaatttCCTTGCCAATGAAGGAAGGCTCATTGGCCTGTGATTACCTGCATTATTCCCGTTACCCATCTTAAACAAAGCAACAATGTTGGCTATTCTTCAGCTTTCTCTGACCTTGCCTCTGATGAAAGAAAGGACAGAGATTTCCACGATTGGCCACCCACAATATGCTGCAGCAGGTCCCATTAAGTCCTAGAAACTTGTAGACCTTAATAGGTTTCTAATGATGATACTCTGTGTGGGGATACAGGAACAATATTACTGCAGAAACTCGCTGTGTGGGGACACAGGGACAATATTACTGCAGATACTCTCTGTGTGGGGATACAGGGACAATATTACTGCAGATACTCTCTGTGTGAGGATACAGGGACAATATTACTGCAGAAACTCTCtgtgtgggatacagggacagTATTTCTGCAGATACTCTCTGtgtggggacacaggaacaataTTACTGCAGATACTCTCTGTGTGGGAAACAGGGATAATATTACTGCAGATACTCTCTGTGTGGGAAACAGGGATAATATTACCGCAGATACTCGGtgtgtgggatacagggacaaTATTACCGCTGATACTCTCtgtgtgggatacagggacaaTATTGCTGCAGATACTCTCTGTGTGGGGATACAGGGACAATATTACCGCAGATACTATCTGTGAGGGGACACAGGGACAATATTACTGCAGATACTCTCTGTGTGGGGATACAGGGACAGTATTACTGCAGATACGCCCTGTGTGGGGATACAGGGACAATATTACTGCAGATACTCTCTGTATGGGGATACAGGGACAATATTACTGCAGATACTCTCTGTCTGGGGATACAGGGACAGTATTTCTGCCGATACTCTCTGTGTGGGGATACAGGGACAGTATTTCTGCAGATACTCTCtgtgtgggatacagggacaaTATTACTGCAGATACTCTCTGTGTGGGGATACAGGGACAGTATTTCTGCAGATACTCTCtgtgtgggatacagggacaaTAATACCGCAGATACTCTCTGTGTGGGGATACAGGGAAAATATCACCGCAGATACTCTCTGTGTGGGGATACAGGGACAATATTACTGCAGATAGTCTAtgtgtgggatacagggacaaTATTACTGCCGATACTCTCTGTGTGGGGATACAGGGACAATATTACTGCAGATACTCTCTGTGTGGGGATACAGGGACAATATTACTACCGATACTCTCTGTGTGGGGATACAGGGACAGTATAACTGCTGATACTGTCTGTGTGGGGATACAGGGACAATATTACTGCAGATACTCTCTGTGTGGGGATACAGGGACAATATGACTGCAGATACTCTCTGTGTGGGGATACAAGGACAATATTACTGCAGATACTCTCTGTGTGGGGATACAGGGACAATATTACTGCAGATACTCTCTGTGTGGGGATACAGGGACAATATTACTGTAGATACTCTCtgtgtgggatacagggacagTATTTCTGCAGATACTCTCTGTGTGGGGATACAGGGACAATATTACTGCAGAAGCTCGCTGtgtggggacacaggaacaataTTACTGCAGATACTCTCTGTGTGGGGATACAGGAACAATATTACTGCAGAAACTTGCTGTGTGGGGACACAGGGACAATATTACTGCAGATACTCTCtgtgtgggatacagggacagTATTTCTGCAGATACTCTCTGTGTGGGGATACAGGGACAATATTACTGCAGAAACTCGCTGTGTGGGGATACAGGGACAATATTATTGCAGATACTCTCtgtgtgggatacagggacaaTATTACTGCAGATACTCTCTGTGTGGGAAACAGGGATAATATTACCGCAGATACACTGtgtgtgggatacagggacaaTATTACCACTGATACTCTCtgtgtgggatacagggacaaTATTACCACAGATACTCTCtgtgtgggatacagggacaaTATTACCACAGATACTCTCTGTGTGGGGATACAGGGACAGTATTACCGCAGATACTTTCTGTGAGGGGACACAGGGACAGTATTTCTGCAGATACTCTCTGTGTGGGGACACAGGGACAATATTACTGCAGATACTCTCTGTGTGGGGATACAGGGACAGTATTACTGCAGATACGCCCTGTGTGGGGATACAGGGACAATATTACTGCAGATACTCTCTGTCTGGGGTTACAGGGACAGTATTTCTGCCGATACTCTCTGTGTGGGCATACAGGGACAGTATTTCTGCAGATACTCTCtgtgtgggatacagggacaaTATTACTGCAGATACTCTCTGTGTGGGGATACAGGGACAGTATTTCTGCAGATACTCTCtgtgtgggatacagggacaaTATTACCGCAGATACTCTCtgtgtgggatacagggacaaTAATACCGCAGATACTCTCTGTGTGGGGATACAGGGACAATATCACCTCAGATACTCTGTGTGGGGATACAGGGATAGTATTACTGCCGATACTCTCTGTGTGGGGATACAGGGACAGTATTACCACAGATACTGTCTGTGTGGGGATACAGGGACaatattactgcagatactgtcTGTGTGGGGATACAGGGACAATATTACTGCAGATACTCTCTGTGTGGGGATACAGGGACAATATGACTGCAGATACTCTCTATGTGGGGATACAGGGATAATATTACTGCAGATACTCTCtgtgtgggatacagggacaaTATTACCGCAGATACTCTCTGTGTGGGGATACAGGGACAATATTACCGCAGATACTCTCTGTGTGGGATACAGGAACAGTATTACCGCAGATACTCTCTGTGTGGGCACACATGGACAGTATTTCTGCAGATACTCTCTGTGTGGGGACACAGGGACAATATTACTGCAGATACTCTCTGTGTCGGGATACAGGGACAGTATTACTGCAGATACTCTCTGtgtggggacacagggacagtaTTACTGCCGATACTCTCTGTGTGTGGATACAGGGACAATATTACCGCAGATACTCGGtgtgtgggatacagggacaaTATCACCGCAGATACTCTCTGTGTGTCTTACAGGGACAGTATTACCGCAGACACTCTCTGtgtggggacacagggacagtaTTTCTGCAGGTACTATCTGTGTGGGGACACTGGGATAATATTACTGCAGATACTCTCTGTGTGGGGATACAGGGACAGTATTACTGCAGATACTCGCAGTGTGGGGATACAGGGACAGTATTACTGCAGATACTCTCTGTATGGGGATACAGGGACAATATTAATGCAGATACTCTCTGTATGGGGATACAGGGACAGTATGTCTGCAGATACTCTCTGTGTGGGGACACAGGGACGATATTACTTTAGATATTTTCTGTGTGGGGATACAAAAACAATATTACTGTAGATACTCTCTGTGTGGGATATAGGGACAATATTACTGCCGATACTCTCTGTGTGGGGATACAGGGACAATATTACTGCAGATACTCTCtgtgtgggatacagggacaaTATTACTGCAGATACTCTCTGTGTGGGGATACAGGGACAGTATTACCGCAGATACTTTCTGTGTGGGATACAGTGACAAtattactgcagatactctgTGTGTGGGGGTCCAGGGACAATATTACTGCAGATACTCTCTGTATGGGGATACAGGGACAGTATTACTG
Protein-coding regions in this window:
- the LOC122547083 gene encoding probable carboxypeptidase X1, yielding MRKIPFVLSANFHGGEMVVSYPYDLARPTGMPKKLTPTADDSVFRWLSFVYATSNRAMAQQDRRVCHGDDFRQYGDIINGANWHTVLGSMNDFSYLHTNCFEVTVELSCDKYPHQIELEAEWENNKESLLIYMEQVHRGVKGVVRDRDNHGIEGAIIVVNGIDHDIRTAVDGDYWRLLNPGDYEITAKADGFYPETQTCRVHYERRPTICDFVLTARPPTLLSSEQQPVSRGQMRWVRKPRGRRQRQ